The Ralstonia pseudosolanacearum genome includes the window ATGGCACGCCCACCTACAACTTCTGCGTGGTGGTCGACGACATGGACATGCGCATCACCCACGTGATCCGCGGCGATGATCACGTCAACAATACGCCGCGCCAGATCAATATCCTGCGCGCCCTGGGCGGCACGCCGCCCATCTATGCCCACCTGCCGACCGTGCTGAACGAGCAGGGCGAGAAGATGAGCAAGCGACACGGCGCCATGAGCGTGACCGGCTACCGCGATGCGGGCTACCTGCCCGAAGCCGTCATCAACTACCTGGCCCGCCTGGGCTGGGCGCACGGCGACGCGGAAATCTTCTCGCGCGAACAGTTTGTCGAGTGGTTCGACCTGGAGCACCTGGGCAAGTCGCCGGCGCAGTACAACCCCGAAAAGCTCGCCTGGCTGAACAACCACTACATCAAGCAGGCCGACAACGCGCGGCTGGCCGAGCTGGTGAAGCCGTTCATCGAAGCGCTGGGTGGCCGCGTCGAGGGCGGTCCGCTGCTGGCCGACGTGATGGCCTTGGTGAAGGATCGCGCCAACACGCTGCAGGAAGTCGCGCAGACGGCGCTGCTGTTCTATCGGACCGAGATCGCGGTGGCGCCGGAGCTGGCTGCGCAGCATCTCACCGACGAGGTGCGCCCGGGCATCGTGGCGCTGGCCGACAAGCTGGGGGCGTTGCCCGAGTGGAAGCGCGAGGCCATCGGCGCGGCCTTCAAGGAGGTGCTGGGCGCCCATGGCTGGAAGATGCCGAAGCTGGCGATGCCGGTGCGGCTGCTGGTGGCCGGCCAGTTGCAGACGCCGTCGATCGATGCGGTGCTGGAGCTGTTCGGCCGCGAGGTCGTGCTGCGCCGCCTGGCCGGGTGATCCGGGCTACCCGAAAAAAATTGCGCGAAGGGTATTGCCAGCCGCTGAACACTTCCCCTATACTCTTGTTTTCGCTGCAACACGAAGCGGAAATGCAGTAAAAGGCAGTAATTTGGGGCTATAGCTCAGCTGGGAGAGCGCTTGCATGGCATGCAAGAGGTCAGCGGTTCGATCCCGCTTAGCTCCACCAGGATATCGGAAGGCTAGATTCAAGTTCATTTGAAAAGAGTCTTCCAGATCGCTGAAAAGGCCGTTATAATCGCGGTCTTCGCAGCGGCAGGCAGAAAGCGTTGCAAAACAGTTTCTGTCCCCTTCGTCTAGAGGCCTAGGACATCACCCTTTCACGGTGAGTACAGGGGTTCGAATCCCCTAGGGGACGCCAGAAAAAACAGAGCTTAACCAGAAGCTCTGTCGCAAAGCCGGTGCAAACCGGCCGAGCAAACCGACACGGAGTGGTAGTTCAGTCGGTTAGAATACCGGCCTGTCACGCCGGGGGTCGCGGGTTCGAGTCCCGTCCACTCCGCCAAATCAAAGCCCGCTCACGCAGCGGGTTTTTCTTTCGAAAGAAAGAGTGCAGTTTGATTCGGGGCTATAGCTCAGCTGGGAGAGCGCTTGCATGGCATGCAAGAGGTCAGCGGTTCGATCCCGCTTAGCTCCACCAAGATGCCGGAAGGCTTGGTTCAAGGCAACTTGAAAAGAACCTTCCAAATCGCTGCAAAGACCGTTATAGTCGCGGTCTTCGCAGCGGCAGACAGAAAGCGTTGCAAAACAGTTTCTGTCCCCTTCGTCTAGAGGCCTAGGACATCACCCTTTCACGGTGAGTACAGGGGTTCGAATCCCCTAGGGGACGCCAGAAAAATAGAGCTTAACCAGAAGCTCGTCGCAAAGCCGGTGCAAACCGGCTGAGCAAACCGACACGGAGTGGTAGTTCAGTCGGTTAGAATACCGGCCTGTCACGCCGGGGGTCGCGGGTTCGAGTCCCGTCCACTCCGCCAAATCAAAACCCGCTGCTTGCAGCGGGTTTTTCTTTTTGTGGTGCGCCCAGCATGGGCGCACTCCTGCGGGTGCAAGTCCCGCCATAAGCTGGTCACGGCGAATGAAGCGAAACGCAACTGCATGAGGGCGACCGAGTGTGGGGAGGAAGCGTGGAGCGTAAACCGCGAGCCGATGAACAAGAACCGCATAGAAGGCGCTGTCGAGCAGGGCGAGCGGGCCACAAACCGCGAAGCTCTCGTGATCAAGGCAAGGCGGCGTAGATGCGGCGGTTGTGCGGTGAAGGAGTGCGACCCTTACCTGGGGAGATCTCGCCTCGTGCCTGAAAGGGCGACGGCGTTGAGCCGGAGCGAGAAGTCAGCAGAGGCCGTAGTAGCTGGGTGGTGTGGCCGGGAAGGCTAAAGCTGCCGGTGAAGGGCCGAAGGGATGGGAGGGGGAGCCCTCTGGTTATCGGAAGTGAAATGCCTCAGATGTTCGCGAGAGCGAAGCTCGTCGGCAAGGTGGATAGGGTGAAGCCCGACAGGCCCCGGCAGCGAGGAATCAGTTCCGCCGAACTGGACAACGGCAAGCCTGGGCGTCAGGTCGGGAGCAACACAAGCCTGATGACCTCAACCATTCCAACCGCCCGGTGCGGACCCGCATGCCGGGTGGTGTGGGAGGGGTCGGGCCGTGAGGCCCGCCCCTATCCCGATCTCTCGTTTCTTGGTATGGAAAACCGGAGTGTTTCCGGGCTCCGGGCAAGGTGCCGGTCTAGTCGGCTGCGCGGCTGATGCGATTGAAATAGCTGACGAGCAATGTGCCGGCCACGGCCAGGCTGAGCGCATTGGCGGCCCAGAAGCCGGCGGCGCCGCGCAGGGCGGCGGCGGATTCCCCCAGGAGGCCAAAACCGAGCAGGTAGCCCCCGCCCAATCCCACGCCCCACAGCGACAGCGCGTAGATCACCGTCGGGATCAGCGCGATCTTGTAGGCGCGCAGGATGAACGCCGCCGTGACCTGCAGCGCATCGAACAATTGGTAGAACGCGATGAACGGCAGCAGCGGTACCGCGATGGCCATCACGGTGGCATCCCGGGTGTAGAGGCCGACCAGGTCACGGCGCAGCAGCAGCACGCATCCGCCGACCGCGATCGCGCAGGCGGCGGCGAGCTTGAGCCCGTTCCAGGCAATCCGCCGCGCGGCATCGCGATTGCGCGCGCCGATCATTTGGGCCACCAATGTCGACGTGGCAATCGACAGGGACAGCGGCACCATATAGGCCACCGCGCCCACGTTGGCCGCAATCTGGTGGCCGGCCAGCACCATCGTTCCCATCCGAGCGATGAAGATCGCCATCAGCGTGAACGACGTGATCTCGATCAGGTAGGTCAGGCCCATCGGCACGCCCAGGCGCACCAGTCCCCCCAAGCGTCCGAGGTGGGGCGGCGAGAACTGCGTGAAGATCCGGAAGGGCCGGTAGACCGGGTTGCGCATCAGAATGAACGCGCCCGCGATGCACCACAGCCAGCCGATGATCATCGACGCCAGCGCGCAACCGGGGCCGCCCATCGCGGGCAGGCCGAGGCCGCCGTACAGGAACAGGGCGTTGAGCGGGAACTTCAGGACCAGCCCGCCCAACTGCAGCACCGTCACCATTACCGGTCGCGACAGCGCGTTGTTGAGCGCCGAGTAGATGCGGAAACCCAGCGCGGCGGGCAGCGCCAGCGCTTCGTAGCGGAGGTAGGCGGTTGCCTTGCCGGTCAGCTCGGGCGAGGCGTCGGCGAGCCGTAGTAGCGGGGCGGGAAACCACAGGAGCAGCATGCCGATGGCCGACAGCGCCAGCCCGAGCCAGGCGGCTTGGCGGACCTCTTCGCCGATCTCGCCGTGCCGGTCCGCGCCGTAGAGCTGGCCGGCAATGGGCGAGAGCGCCTGCAAGACGCCCATCAGGCTGATGTAGACCGTCACATAGATCGAGCCGCCCAGTCCGATCGCGGCCAGATCCGCTGCCGACGCGCGCCCGGCCATGACGGTATCCAGCACGCCGAAGGCGATCACCGCGAGCTGGCCGATCAGCACCGGCCAGGCCAGCGCGGCAATGCTGCGGATGTCAGCCAGGAACATGCAGCTTGCGCCTGCGCGAGGTGGCCGGAACGGGTGCCGGATGGGTGGCCTTGGCGGCTTCGGTCAGGCGGTACATGCGGAAGTGCTCGTCGCGGTCGGCGGGGCGGCGGCCTTCCCAGATAACGCGCCATTCGTAGTTGGGCATGCTGGACGGATCGCCATATTCGTACGGGTCATGGCGCAGCAGGATGTCGCAGTTGTCTTCGGGACTGCCGAAGCGGATATGGCCGAAGTACGCGAACGATGCCAGCTGGGCATCGCCGATGCGGATCGGCTGCACGCATGTATACGTCTGCGGCAGCGCCAACGAGGCCGACTGCGCGACTTCGCGGTACGTCTTGGCGTAGTTGATGGTGGGCAGCCACAGCGTCATCATCAGCACCCACAGCAGCGTGGTGCCGGCCGCGGAGATCACCACCGCGCGCCAGATCGCCTTGGGCACGCGCGAGGTGCGCCACACCACGATCAGGACCCAGGCCGCCGTCACGAGCAGCGCGCACAGCAGCGCTGTCCAGCTGAACGTCGGGCGATAGCCCGGCAGCAGGCGGTACAGGTTGCGCGCGATCTGCGCCGGATAGCCGGTCATCTTGGCGATCCAGACCAGCCAGACGAAGCCGCCGAGCAGGGTGAAGGCCAGCAGCGCGAACCAGTCGATGGCGTTGATGGCTGCGCGCTTGAGCGTGGGCAGGGCAAACGTCGCCATCACGGCCATCGGCGGAATCAGCAGCAGGAAGCCGTCGTCGCCCGGCTGAGGCTGCAGGAGCAGCAGCACGAACTGCGGCACCAGGATCGCCAGCGGCAGCGCGATATGCGGGGCGGTGCGCATGCCGCTCCAGCTTTTCCAGGCCCATGCCGCCAGCGGCCACACGGGCCACGCGAAGGGCAGCAGGTTGCGTGCGATGTAGCCCAGCGAATGCGGGGTCGGCCCGGTGTATTGGCGACGGTCGAAGCGTGCCCACTCGCGGATGAAGGTGACGGCGTCGGTCGGGTTGGTGGCCAGCAGGTAGGCCATCGCCGGCCACGACCAGCCCAGCACCAGCGACACCGGCAGGGCAATCGTCAGCAGCGGCCGGATCGGCAACACGCGGGTCAGGCGCGCCGTCACCAGCACGGACACCGTGATGACCAGGGGCAGGATCGGCCCGCCCGCCAGCGATAGACAGCCGATGCCGAAGCCATAGATCAGGCTGCCCAGCATTGGCCGGTCGAGCGCCCGGATCAGGCCGTACAGCGTGAGCGCTACGAAACACAGCGCGCCGACCAGCGGCGTGGTTTCGTGACCGCGCTGGGCCAGCCCCACGCAGGCGAGGAAGATCAGCAGCGCGCCGTCGGCCAGCGTGCGGCCGTAGTCGATGGGGCTCGGCTGGCCGCCGAAGACAAATTCAAAGGGCTGGACCTCGGCGCGGCGGCCAAGCAGGTAGGCGCCGTACCAGATGCATGCGCAGGTGATGAAGAAGAACAGCGCCGTGGTCAGGCGCGAGGCATCCGACGGGCCCATCCACTGGCCGAACACGCGGATGAACGCGCCGCCGATCCAGAACACGAGCGGCCCGGCCTGCACGAACGGGCGGCCCACGATGTTGGGCATCAGCCAATCCTGGCCGTTGCCGGTCGCCAGTGACCACATCGCGCCGAAGCCGGCGGCGTCTTCGTTCTTCCACGGATCGCGGTAGAACAGGCCGGACAGGCCGTAGATCACGCAGATGGCGAGCAGCAGCCAGCGCGGCAGGGCGCTGGTGGCGGAGGCGGTCAGGCGAACGCGCGAGACGCGGGTGGAATTCATCAGGGGTCAGACCGTCGGGAGAGCGTCACGGTTGCACTGCGGAGGCGGTCATGGCGAAAAGTCCGCCATGGTGCCAAGAAACAAAAAAGGCAGCCGCAGCTGCCTTCTTCTTTGACCAGCGGGACGGATCATGTCGTGAACCGTCTCCGGAGCCGGCTTTACTTGGCAGCCTTGCCTGCCTTGCTGCCGAACTTCTGGCGGAACTTCTCGACGCGGCCGGCCGTGTCCATGATCTTTTGCGTGCCCGTGTAGAACGGGTGCGATTCGGACGAGACTTCGATCTTGGCCAGCGGATATTCCTTGCCGTCCTTCCAGACGATGCTTTCCTTGGTCTGGATGGTCGAGCGGGTCACGAAGCTGAAGTCGCTGGACATGTCCTGGAACACGACTTCGCGGTAATTCGGGTGGGTATTTTCTTTCATGATGGGCCCTGGATTTGAGGTAGCCAATTCGAGGGACGAAGGGCGCAGCGCGCTGCCGTCGAATCACTTGCCGGGTGGAGAAACGGCGATTATGCCAGAGAAACAAAGGCTTGGGCAACGCGCTTGCGCGGCCGCTGCTAGGCGGTCCGGCAGAAAAAGCGATTTTCAGTCCACTTTCATGGGCTGCGGGCCTCATGGCGCATCCAGGCGCTCGATGGTCAGCGTGCCGCTCGCATCCAGGTCGATGGTCCGGCTGTCGCCCACGCGCAACGAGGTGTCGAGATTGCGCTGCCAGGTGTCGATGCTGGCCGGCGTTTCGCCATCGGGGGCGGGCAGGAATCGGTGCAGCGTCACGGCGATCGACAGCGGCTGAAATTCGCCCGATCCGGTTAGCGGACGCAGCGTGACGTCGACACCGGTCTTGGCCCACTGGTGGCGCACGAACCGGCAGGCCGAGGCGTCGCAGCCGAGCGGAATTGTATCGTCGGGCAGCCCGGCGGCGAAGCGCTGTTCCCATTCGGCGCGAGGCATGCTGCCGCCGGTGTCATAGCTCTGCGTGCGCTCCAGCAGCGTGACGTGCGGTTCGGTGGCGGACGCCTGCGCCGGCAGCGTCAGCCGCCGGGTTTCCGATTGGCCGTCGAGTTGCGCGGTGAGGCTCAGGACCAGCGGGGCGGGCGGCTGCGCCTGCGCGGCCGCCGCAGCCACGGACAACGCCAGTACGGCAAGGCGACAGGAACAGGTGGTGCGCATCGTCATGGCATGGCGGGTTCGGCGTGTCGCCCGGAATCCAGCATGCGCCGTGCCGGGTCTTGCAGATAGAACGCTTGCAGGAGCGCGTAGAGCGCCGGCAGCGTGTCCTGCAGGGCGGCGGGCTCGACGAAGAACACTTCCGAGGCGACCGCGAAGAACTCCGCCGGATGCTGGGCGCCGTACGGATCGAGCAGCGACAGGATCGGATCGGCATCCCAGCGCCGTTCGGGAATGCGATCGCAGCGTTCGGCGAAGGCGTCGTATTCGGCGTAGAGGTCGTCGGCCCATTGTTCGCGGTCGAGCCCGGCATGCAGCCGCGACGAGAACGCCGGGATGCCGTCCGCCTCGCCGTTGAGCATGTCGAGCTTGTGGGCGAACTCGTGCATGACGACGTTGTACGGCTGCATGTCGGGCCCGGCCAGCACGCTACCCAGTTCGATGTCCTGCCACGACAGCAGGACCAGGCCGTTGGCCGCCGCCTCGCCGCTGGCTTCCTGGCGCACGTCGTGCACGACGCCGTCTTCGTCCATCGCCTCGCCGCGAATCAGGAACTCGCCGGGGTAGAGGACCACGCCGCGCCAGCCCCGGTACCACGCAATCCCCAGTTCGAGGATGGGCACGCTCGCCTGCGCGGCGATGCTGACCACCATCTCGTCGGTGAGCGCGAGGCCGTGGGCCGTGGTGAACTCTTTCTCGGCGATGAACAGCGTGGCGGTTTCACGTAGGCGCGCGAGCGCCGCCGGCGGCCAGTCGAGCAGGAAGGGCAGGCCGGAGAGCGTGCGTGTCCACAGTGCGTCGGAGATGGCATAGCGGGTGAGCTGGCGCGAGCGTGCCCGTCGCGACAGCCATTGGGAGAGTCTCGAAAGCATGCGCCCAGTATAGGGCGCGCGTCCCCGCCTTCGCCGCGGTGGTCAGGCGGCCGGCATCAGGCCACCGACAGCAGCCGTGCGCCGCGCTGGTTGGCGACGTAGACGGCCTCGGTCCGGCTGCGTACCTTCAGCCGGCGATACAGCGTGCTGATATGCGCCTTGGCGGTGGCCTCGGAGATGTTCAGCATGCGGCTGATGGTCTTGACCGGATGTCCGCGCGAGAGCAGCACCAGGATTTCGTATTGGCGCGGGGTGATTCCGAGCAGCTTGGGATCGGTCTGCGGATCGCCGGCCAGCGAGGGGTTGGGTGTGCCGTCCAGCCGCGATTCGGGCAGCAGCGCGCTGGCGGGGATGTACTGTCCGCCGACCAGGACGAGCTCCAGCGATGCCGCGATGACCTCGCCGGGCGAATGTTTGAGCGTGTAGCCCGACAGCCCCATCTGCATGAGGGTGCGGATGATGTCCGGCGACTCCGATTCGGCCAGCACCACCACGTGGTGGGCGTGCGGCCGGTGCATGATCTCGCCGATGGCGGACAGTTCGTCCAGATGCGGCAGCGGCAGTCCGATGACCAGGAGTCCGGCGTCCGCGTGGGCTTCGATGGCGTCGAACATGCCCTCGTCCGGTTCGACGACGGTGACGCCTGTGACGCCCTTGAGTGTGCGCAACAGATGCGCAATGCCCGTGCGCACCAGCGGATGCGCTTCGATCAAAACAGTGTTCATCGTTGTTCTCGACCTGTGACCGATCTTGCGAACATCCTCTGTCGCCCCAGGCGAGATATCGGCCGGAGCAGACCCCCGTTCCGAACCATTTTAGTGGCGTATCGGGAAAATGACAGTTGCCACGGCATGCCTCGGGACGCAGCGCGCCACGCTCCAGCCTCGATCTGCGTGCGATGCCGAGGCGTGCGGTGCGCTTTTCCATACGGCTACGGCCGGCATCGCAGAGGGCGTTTTCGTCACAGCTGTTGTTTCAGGCATGACTCAAGGAACGCGCGCAGGCTGCCATCCAAGCCGCCTTTCGTTGCTGAAACTTCCGTGAAAACAAGACCTTGACCGTCATGGCATGGATGTCGCTCTGGCCTCTTCGGGGAGGAGCGGGCCATGCCTACAACGTTCACGCAGCGCTGTGCTCGATATGCGCCGTTCCAGCGGGCGATCAGTATGACAGCAGGAGGCGCGTGCCGCCCGGCCATCGCCAGGAGGATGCCGGTCCGCGTTGAAGACGGCGACATCATCACGCCGCGTATCGCCTATCGGGGTGTTCCGGCCGGTGCATTGCCGGTGCGAACTACCGCCGCGACTTCTCCCATCCGCGCATTCGATCAGCTGGCTGGTCCGATCGCATCGTTCTGGCGCAATGCCGAACACTGTGGGTCGTATGCGTCCCTTAACCATCCATCGCGGGAGGGGCGTGGCGCAATCCCCTCAGAGGGAGGGGGCTCGGTGCTACGTCGGCAGCGGGCCCGGCAGCCCGGCATGCGGTGGCAGGCGTTCGTACTGGCTGGGCCGCTTTCGCTGTGTTCATGCGCGGCGTGCGAGGCGTGGTGCCGTCGCAACGGCTGTCTGGGCGCGACAACGCTGTCAGTCGGCTGCCTTGTCGGCGGCGCCCATCGGTTTTTGTGCTCCGTCCCCCGGCGGGCACTCTTTTTTTCATGTGAGGCGGCGCAACGAAAAGGGCGCGACATGCGCCGCGCCCCGGTGGCCTGGCCGCCGTCGGTCCGAGCGCTACGAAACCGGCTGATGCAGCGGGTGTTCGGCGCGAATGCCGTGCTTCTGCATCAGCCGGTACAGCGTCACGCGGGACACCGCCAGCTCGCGCGCCGTCATGCCCATATGGAAGCCGTTGCGGGCGATGGCGGTGCGGATCGCGTCGGATTCCGCGCCTTCGCGCGCTTCTTCCAGCGTCTGGCCGGAGATCGATGCGTAGCCTTCCAGGTGCAGGTCGGCGGCGGAGATCTTGCGGTTGTCCGTCATCACCAGCGCGCGGCGGACGCGGTTGATCAGCTCGCGCACGTTGCCCGGCCACGGGTAGTGCATCATCGCGTGCAGCGCGCAGGGCGTGAAGCCGCGAATGCGATGCGAGGCCTCGTTGGCGTGCTGGGCCAGGATATGCTCGGCCAGCAGCACGATGTCGCTGCCGCGCTCGCGCAGCGGCGGCACCGACAGCGTCAGCACGCACAGCCGGTGGAACAGGTCAGTGCGGAAGCCGCCGTGATGCTGCGCGGCCTCCAGGTCCACGTGCGTGGCGGAGATGATGCGGAGATCGAGCGGAATCGCCTGGTGCCCGCCCAGCCGCGTGATGGTGCCTTGCTGCAGGAAGCGCAGCAGGCTCACCTGGCTCTCCAGCGGCAGGTCGCCGATTTCATCGAGGAACAGCGTGCCGCCGTTGGCGTGCTCGACCCAGCCGATATGGCGCTGGTGCGCGCCGGTGAAGGCGCCTTTCTCGTAGCCGAACAGCTCGGACTGGATCAGGTGCGGCGGGATGGCGCCGCAGTTGATGGCGATGAAGGGACCGCCCGCGCGCGCCGAGGCTTCGTGGATGGCCTGGGCCGTCAGCTCCTTGCCGGTGCCCGATTCGCCGGCGATGAAGGCGGGCGCGCTGTTCTGCGCGACCTTGCGGATCGCCCGGAACAGGCTCTGCATGGCCGAACATTCGCCGAGCATGTGGGCATTGCTGATCTTCGGCGTGGGGGCCTCCTGCGCCAGCGTGGCCATGCCCCATGCATGCCGCAGCGAGTACCCGGCTTCCTCGATGCGCAGCGGCATCTGGACGTAGTCGACGCAATAGTCGCGCACCAGCTGGCGCACGCGCTCATGGCTCAGCATGGCCTGCGGCAGCGCGGCGACCCAGCCCACGTGCGAAACCTGCAGGCAGCGCTCGAGCAGATCCAGTTCGGCGGACGAGAACGCGCTGCCGAAGTCGATCAGGCCGGCTTTCGGTACGCCGTCACGGATGGCGCACCCGAGTTCGCGCACCGAGTTGACGTGCCGGACATGCCAATCCGCCCCGAGAATCGTCTCGCTGATCTCCCCCATGCCGGCGCGTGACGCAACCACAACGGTTCGGCACGCACTGGTACATTCCAGCGGCTCTTCGCGCATGGTTTCCCCCGTTCGATTTTTCGTGGTTTCCCTGCTGCTTGGCTCGGCTTGGCTCAAGCAGGCTTGCAGTATGGTTCTCGCGCTGCGCTTTTGCGATGACGTTTAAGGACGAGAAGCGCAAACGGTTGCCCGGACAACGTGTAATGCAAATGAACTAGCAAGTTTCACGAAGCCGCCAACGACGCCGGTGGGGGATGCGCGGCCGGCGCGCGGGCAATAAAAAAGCGCACCCTGAGGTGCACTTTCCGGTACGCGGCGCGCAGACTCAGCTGCCACGTCGCATCATGTCGAAGAACTCCGCGTTGTTCTTCGTGGACTTGAGCTTGTCGAGCAGGAATTCCATTGCCTCGACCTCGTCCATATCGTGGATGAACTTGCGCAGGATCCACACCTTCTGCAGGATGTCCGGCTTGATCAGCAGCTCTTCGCGGCGCGTGCCCGACTTGTTCAGGTTGATGGCGGGGTAGACGCGCTTCTCGGCCAGGCGGCGCTCCAGGTGCACTTCCATGTTGCCGGTGCCCTTGAATTCTTCGTAGATCACGTCGTCCATGCGGCTGCCGGTTTCGATCAGCGCCGTGCCGATGATGGTCAGCGAACCGCCTTCCTCCAGGTTGCGCGCGGCACCGAAGAAGCGCTTCGGACGCTGCAGGGCGTTGGCGTCCACGCCGCCGGTCAGCACCTTGCCGGAGGTCGGCACCACGGTGTTGTAGGCGCGGGCCAGGCGCGTGATCGAGTCCAGCACGATCACCACGTCCTTCTTCAGCTCGACCAGGCGCTTGGCCTTCTCGATCACCATTTCCGCAACCTGCACGTGGCGCACGGCCGGCTCGTCGAAGGTGG containing:
- the gltX gene encoding glutamate--tRNA ligase — encoded protein: MTQRVRTRFAPSPTGFIHLGNIRSALYPWAFARKMKGDFILRIEDTDVERSTQESVDVILEAMDWLGLDVDEGPFYQMQRMDRYREVIAQMVAQDLAYPCYMSTEELDALREAQRVRGEKPRYDGTWRPEPGKVLPTPPAGVQPVIRFKNPIGGSVVWDDAVKGRIEIANDELDDLVIARPDGTPTYNFCVVVDDMDMRITHVIRGDDHVNNTPRQINILRALGGTPPIYAHLPTVLNEQGEKMSKRHGAMSVTGYRDAGYLPEAVINYLARLGWAHGDAEIFSREQFVEWFDLEHLGKSPAQYNPEKLAWLNNHYIKQADNARLAELVKPFIEALGGRVEGGPLLADVMALVKDRANTLQEVAQTALLFYRTEIAVAPELAAQHLTDEVRPGIVALADKLGALPEWKREAIGAAFKEVLGAHGWKMPKLAMPVRLLVAGQLQTPSIDAVLELFGREVVLRRLAG
- a CDS encoding MATE family efflux transporter, with product MFLADIRSIAALAWPVLIGQLAVIAFGVLDTVMAGRASAADLAAIGLGGSIYVTVYISLMGVLQALSPIAGQLYGADRHGEIGEEVRQAAWLGLALSAIGMLLLWFPAPLLRLADASPELTGKATAYLRYEALALPAALGFRIYSALNNALSRPVMVTVLQLGGLVLKFPLNALFLYGGLGLPAMGGPGCALASMIIGWLWCIAGAFILMRNPVYRPFRIFTQFSPPHLGRLGGLVRLGVPMGLTYLIEITSFTLMAIFIARMGTMVLAGHQIAANVGAVAYMVPLSLSIATSTLVAQMIGARNRDAARRIAWNGLKLAAACAIAVGGCVLLLRRDLVGLYTRDATVMAIAVPLLPFIAFYQLFDALQVTAAFILRAYKIALIPTVIYALSLWGVGLGGGYLLGFGLLGESAAALRGAAGFWAANALSLAVAGTLLVSYFNRISRAAD
- a CDS encoding ArnT family glycosyltransferase, coding for MNSTRVSRVRLTASATSALPRWLLLAICVIYGLSGLFYRDPWKNEDAAGFGAMWSLATGNGQDWLMPNIVGRPFVQAGPLVFWIGGAFIRVFGQWMGPSDASRLTTALFFFITCACIWYGAYLLGRRAEVQPFEFVFGGQPSPIDYGRTLADGALLIFLACVGLAQRGHETTPLVGALCFVALTLYGLIRALDRPMLGSLIYGFGIGCLSLAGGPILPLVITVSVLVTARLTRVLPIRPLLTIALPVSLVLGWSWPAMAYLLATNPTDAVTFIREWARFDRRQYTGPTPHSLGYIARNLLPFAWPVWPLAAWAWKSWSGMRTAPHIALPLAILVPQFVLLLLQPQPGDDGFLLLIPPMAVMATFALPTLKRAAINAIDWFALLAFTLLGGFVWLVWIAKMTGYPAQIARNLYRLLPGYRPTFSWTALLCALLVTAAWVLIVVWRTSRVPKAIWRAVVISAAGTTLLWVLMMTLWLPTINYAKTYREVAQSASLALPQTYTCVQPIRIGDAQLASFAYFGHIRFGSPEDNCDILLRHDPYEYGDPSSMPNYEWRVIWEGRRPADRDEHFRMYRLTEAAKATHPAPVPATSRRRKLHVPG
- a CDS encoding type B 50S ribosomal protein L31, with protein sequence MKENTHPNYREVVFQDMSSDFSFVTRSTIQTKESIVWKDGKEYPLAKIEVSSESHPFYTGTQKIMDTAGRVEKFRQKFGSKAGKAAK
- a CDS encoding M90 family metallopeptidase; its protein translation is MLSRLSQWLSRRARSRQLTRYAISDALWTRTLSGLPFLLDWPPAALARLRETATLFIAEKEFTTAHGLALTDEMVVSIAAQASVPILELGIAWYRGWRGVVLYPGEFLIRGEAMDEDGVVHDVRQEASGEAAANGLVLLSWQDIELGSVLAGPDMQPYNVVMHEFAHKLDMLNGEADGIPAFSSRLHAGLDREQWADDLYAEYDAFAERCDRIPERRWDADPILSLLDPYGAQHPAEFFAVASEVFFVEPAALQDTLPALYALLQAFYLQDPARRMLDSGRHAEPAMP
- a CDS encoding LuxR C-terminal-related transcriptional regulator; the protein is MNTVLIEAHPLVRTGIAHLLRTLKGVTGVTVVEPDEGMFDAIEAHADAGLLVIGLPLPHLDELSAIGEIMHRPHAHHVVVLAESESPDIIRTLMQMGLSGYTLKHSPGEVIAASLELVLVGGQYIPASALLPESRLDGTPNPSLAGDPQTDPKLLGITPRQYEILVLLSRGHPVKTISRMLNISEATAKAHISTLYRRLKVRSRTEAVYVANQRGARLLSVA
- a CDS encoding sigma-54 dependent transcriptional regulator encodes the protein MREEPLECTSACRTVVVASRAGMGEISETILGADWHVRHVNSVRELGCAIRDGVPKAGLIDFGSAFSSAELDLLERCLQVSHVGWVAALPQAMLSHERVRQLVRDYCVDYVQMPLRIEEAGYSLRHAWGMATLAQEAPTPKISNAHMLGECSAMQSLFRAIRKVAQNSAPAFIAGESGTGKELTAQAIHEASARAGGPFIAINCGAIPPHLIQSELFGYEKGAFTGAHQRHIGWVEHANGGTLFLDEIGDLPLESQVSLLRFLQQGTITRLGGHQAIPLDLRIISATHVDLEAAQHHGGFRTDLFHRLCVLTLSVPPLRERGSDIVLLAEHILAQHANEASHRIRGFTPCALHAMMHYPWPGNVRELINRVRRALVMTDNRKISAADLHLEGYASISGQTLEEAREGAESDAIRTAIARNGFHMGMTARELAVSRVTLYRLMQKHGIRAEHPLHQPVS